The following nucleotide sequence is from Achromobacter spanius.
AGGGCGCGGCGCGCGATACGATCAGATGGCGTTCCGCGCGAAACGCCTTGATGCCCATCCCCGCATGCGCCGTGGGATGTGCCTGCCGGAACAAGGTTGCATAACCCTGGCGAAACAGCATGCGCTGCAGCGTGCCCGCCCCCATTTCGTCAAAGGCGCCGATCGCAAGATCCACCCGGCCGGACTCCATCTCGCGCGGCAAGTCCGGCCCCTGCACCCGCACCGAATCAATCCGCACCTGCGGCGCCATTTGCACGCAGACCTCCATCAAGCGCGGCATGAAGTGGATTTCACCCACATCCGTCATGGCCACCCGAAAGCGCCGGTTGCTGGTCGCGGCGTCGAACACGTCCTGATCCTGCAGCGCCTGCGTCAGCACGGTCAGCGCCTCGCTGACGGGGCCGGCCAACCGCTGCGCGCGCGGCGTGGGCAGCATGCCCTGCCCGGTACGCACGAAGAGCTCGTCGCCAAAAGCCTCGCGCAGACGGCGCAACGCATTGCTGACGGCGGGCTGCGTCAAGTCCATGCGACGTGCCACCGCCGACAGGTTTCGGTCTTCCATCAAGTGCTGGAACAGGACCAGCAGGTTCAGATCGACGTTGCGCAGTTCGGCCATGCCGCCCCCTACTATTCACACAATTTATAGTCTGTATTTTTACATTCCCGTAGCCGTATTGGCAGTTTTTTCCGACAATGACGCATCGCCGCTGCGTTCGTCAGACGGCCCCATACCGACCGCGCGGCCACGCACCGCGCCGCCACCCAGGAGGATTCCATGGAACTGCAATATCTGACCGGCTTTGGCAACGACTGCGCCACCGAAGCCTTGCCCGGCGCGCTGCCCGTGGGCCGCAATTCGCCGCAGCAATGTCCGTATGGCCTGTATGCCGAGCAGCTTTCCGGCACAGCCTTCACCGCCCCTCGCAACGAAAACCGCCGTTCCTGGCTGTACCGCATCCGTCCGGGCGCGCAACACAAGCCGTTTGAAGCGTTTGGCGGCGCCGCCAGCTGGGAAAGCACGTTTGGCCATGGCCCGGTCACGCCCAACCAACTGCGCTGGAGTCCGCTGCCGATTCCCGCCGCCCCCACCGACTTCCTGGAAGGCGTGAAGACCTGGGGCGGCAACGGCGGCCCCGACGAACAGGGCGGCGTGGCCATCCATCTGTATGCCGCCAACCGCTCGATGCAGGGCCGTTACTTCTACAACGCCGACGGTGAACTGCTGCTGGTGCCGCAGCAGGGCCGGCTGCGCCTGGCCACCGAACTGGGCCTGATTGATTTGGAGCCCCTGGAAATTGCCGTAATCCCGCGCGGCGTACGGTTTCGCGTCGAACTGCTGGACGGCGAGGCGCGCGGCTACATGCTGGAGAACTTTGGCGCGGCGCTGCGCCTGCCAGAACTGGGTCCCATCGGTTCAAACTGCCTGGCCAACGCCCGTGACTTCAAAACGCCCGTGGCCTGGTACGAAGACGTGGAAGGCGACTTTGAATTGATCGCGAAATTCACCGGTGGCTTCTGGCGCGCGTCCATCGACCATTCGCCGCTGGACGTCGTGGCCTGGCACGGCACGCACGCGCCCTACAAGTACGACCTGCGCCACTTCAACACCATCGGCTCGATCAGTTTCGACCATCCGGACCCGTCGATCTTCACCGTGCTGACCGCGCCGTCGGACACCCCGGGCACGGCCAACATGGACTTCGCGATTTTCCCGCCGCGCATCCTGGCCATGGAAGACACCTTCCGTCCGCCCTGGTTCCACCGCAACGTCGCCAGCGAATTCATGGGCCTGATACAAGGCGTGTACGACGCCAAGGCCGATGGCTTCGCGCCCGGCGGCGCCAGCCTGCACAATTGCATGAGCGGCCACGGCCCCGACGCCGAGACCTTTGAAAAAGCCTCACGCGCCGACACGCACAGCGCCCACTACATCCGCGATACGATGGCGTTCATGTTTGAAACGCGCCGAGTGATTCGCCCGACCGCGCAGGCGCTGGCTTCCGACGCTCTGCAAGACGATTACCACCGGTGCTGGCAGGGTATCGTGAAGCACTTCGATCCCACCAAGGCGTGACGGCGCCCCCTCGCTGACCCACGCTCACGGCGATGCGCGAAAGCGCATCGCCGTTTGGCGTTCACCATCTGGCGTTCATCCTTTGTTATCCGCCGTTCAGCATTCGTACGGCTTGCCGGCCCTTCAACACACACATTAACGAGACACGCAGCCATGACCACCACCATCAACGAAACCCACGATCCGTCCTTGAAGAGCTGGGTTGCCAGCGCCAACACCGGCACGTCCGACTTTCCGGTGCAGAACCTGCCCTATGGCGCCTTCCGCCGCAAGGGCACGAACGAGTCGTTCCGCCCCGGCGTGGCCATCGGCGACCAGATCCTGGACCTGGCTGCGCTGGCAGCGGCAAAGCCGTTTGAAGGCCAGGCCGCCGAGGCGCTGGCCGTTTGCGCCAGCGACAGCCTGAATGCGTTGATGGCCTTGGGCAAGACACATTGGAGTGCCCTGCGCCTGGCCCTGTCGCGTGCGCTGCGCGAAGGCGCCGCGTTGCGCAACGTGGTCGAGCCGCTGTTGGTGGCGCAAGCCGATGCAGAACACACCACGCCCGCGCGCATTGGCGACTACACCGACTTCTACATCTCGGTGCACCACGCCACCGCCATCGGCAAACAATTCCGCCCCGACAACCCTTTGCTGCCGAACTACAAGTGGGTGCCCATCGGCTACCACGGTCGTGCGTCCAGCATCGGCGTAGACCAGAAATTCCCCCGGCCCGTTGGCCAGACTCGCCCGGCCAACGAAGGCGAAGCGCCGCAGTTCGGCCCGTGCGCCCGCTTGGATTACGAACTGGAACTGGGTATCTTCGTGGGCACCGGCAACGTCCAGGGCGAGCGCATCAACCTGGCTGACGCCGACGGCCACGTGTTTGGCCTGTGCATTCTGAACGACTGGTCGGCACGCGACATCCAGGCTTGGGAATACCAGCCGCTGGGGCCTTTCCTTTCCAAGAACTTCGCCTCGACGATCTCGCCGTGGATCGTGACCATGGAAGCGCTGGAGCCGTTCCGCACGCAGTACAACCGCGGGCCGTCCGAACCGCAACCGATGCCGTACCTGGCATCCGATGCGAACCGCGCCAAGGGTGCCTACGACGTGCAACTTGAAGTGCTGATGACCACCGCCCAGTCGCGCGATGCCAAGCAGCCGCCGGTGACGCTGTCGCGCAGCAATTTCCGCGACGCGTACTGGAACGTGGCGCAACTGATTGCGCACCACACAGTGAACGGCTGCAATCTGCAACCGGGCGACATGCTGGGCACGGGCACGCTGTCCGGCCCGAAACCGTCGGAAGCGGGGTCCTTGCTGGAATTGAGCAACGGCGGCAAGACGCCGATTGACTTGCCCTGGGGCGAAAAGCGCACCTTCCTGCAAGACGGTGACCAGATCATCATGCGCGCCGCCTGCGAGAAAGCGGGCTACCCGAAAATCGGCTTCGGCGAATCTTCCGGCGTGGTGCTACCCGCCAAACAGTAGGATGGGTGAAGCGCGGCAAGCCGGGTAGAAGAACCCCGGCATTCGCCGCGCGCAACCCATCACGACTGCGTTCAGGAAGGATTTCTCGCTTGCCGGGCGTGATGGGTTACGTGCGATGGGAGGTGGGGTTCTTGGGTGAAGATTTCTCGCACTTCACCCATCCTACGTGCCACGACTTCATCACGGCTGACGCGAGAAACCCTGCTCGGCAGCCGATACTTTGTATGGACCGGGGACATGGGTAACGGGTGTTCGGGGACATAGGTAACACTTCTAGCATCACGGTATGGTCGTTTTTAGGAGCGAGCGATGCCGTGGAAGGAGTCAAGCCTTATGTCCTGCCGAATGGAGTTCGTTCAGCTTGCCCTGCAACCGGGCAGCAATGTGCGGGAGCTTTGCCGGCGTTTCGATATCAGCGCCAAGACCGCCTACAAGTGGTTGGGCCGCTACGAGCGGAACGGCCAGGCTGGGTTGCAAGATCTGTCTCGCAGGCCTGGCAATAGTCCTGGGCGCACGTGTGAGCAAATCGAAGCGCAGGTGATCGACCTGCACAAGCGTTACCCGTACTGGGGGCCTCGCAAGTTGCGGGCGCTGCTTGGGCCGACTACGGCGCCCGCGCCCAGTACCATCTCGGCAATTTTGCGACGACATGGCTATCGGGTCCAAGGCGAGGACTCGAACGTCGGGCTGGCGAACCAGCGCTTTGAGCATGAAGCGCCAAACCTGTTGTGGCAGATGGACTTCAAGGGGCACTTTGCCCTGACCGACGCGCGTCAGGGACGGTGCCATCCGCTGACGCTATTGGACGATCACTCACGCTACGCCCTGTGCATCCAGGCTTGTGGCGATGAGCGCAGCAAAACCGTGCAGCAGCACCTGAAGGCCGTATTTCGCCGTTACGGATTGCCCGAACGGATCACCGCGGATAACGGCCCATCCTGGGCATCGGTGCGCGGCCTGGGGCTGACAGGCCTGGAGGTTTGGCTCATGCGGCTGGGTGTGCGTATCAGCCACAGTCGTCCTCGCCACCCGCAAACCCAGGGCAAGCTAGAACGCCTGCATCGAACGCTCAAGCGCGAGTTGATCCAGGCCCGGGGGTTTAGCAGTCTGCTGGACTGCCAGCAAGCCATGGATCAGTGGCGTGAACAGTACAACCACGTCCGGCCCCACCAGGCGTTGGGGCAGATGCCGCCCCTGTCGAGATATAGACCTAGCCCTCGTCGCTATCCTGCCTCGTTGCCTCCGATCGAATACGAGCCGGGCGATCGAGTGCTCAAGGTCAGGACCAAGGGGCAGATCATTGTGAACGGACGCGTCGTCTTCGTCGGAGAGGGAATGGCGGGTCTGCCGGTCGCGGTCAGACCCTCCTCGCAAGACGGCGTGCTCGATGTCGTCTTCCTGTACAAAATTGTCCAACAGATCGACCTCAGAGCACGCCAATAGGATAAAAACCTATGTGTTACCCATGTCCCCGAACATGTGTCACCCATGTCCCCGGTCCATACAATACTTTGCAACCCATCACGGCAACCGATACTTTTCTTCCCGATACGCCCAGCTTGCCCACAGGGCATGCGCCAGCGCCTCATCGGTCAACGTCGGGTCGGCGGGCTGCACGGGCGCATACGTTTCATTTTGGCCTACCGGCGCCGCTTCGTAGCGGAATTCGCGTGGCGGCTTCGCGGGTTCCAGCACCAGCAGCTTGTCGCCCTGCAAATACCCGAAGTTGTCCGCGTACTGCATCATCGCGCGGTTCGGGTCGCGCTGCGTCAGGTCGGCGCCCAGCATCGGGTTCACGTTGTCCAGGCCAATCAGAGACAACAGCGTCGGCGCCATATCGATCTGGCTCACCAGGCGTTCGTCCTGGCGCGGCGTGATGCCGGCGCCGAGGAACAGCGCGGGTATCTGGAAATGGCGCACCGGCACGGGTATCGATCCATACACGCGCGAATCGTGGTCCGCGATCACCAGGAACACGGTGTTGTCCCAGTACGGCGCCTGCTTCGCCTTTTCAAAAAACTGCCCTAACGCCCAATCGGCGTAACGCACCGTATTGTCCACCGTGGCCGGGTCGCCCACCGGCTTGATGCGGCCTTCCGGGTATTCCCAAGGTGAATGGTTCGACACGGAAAACGCCAGCGTGAAGACGGGCTTGTCGCCGTCAGCACGCAACAGGCGGTCGACCTGGTTGAACATGTCTTCGTCGGACGCGCCCCATGAGCCTTCATACACCGGATTCACGAACTTCGGCCGGTCCACCACTTCGTCGAAGCCGTTGCCCAGGAAGAACGCCCGCATATTGTCAAAGTGCGACTCGCCGCCATACACGAAGCGTGAACGGTAGCCGTGCTTGCCCAGCACCTGCGCCAAGGTGAAGAAGCCGGTTTGCGAACGCGGCAGCTTGACTACCGCGTCGGCCACGCTGGGCAGAAAGCCCGCCGTCACCGCTTCAATGCCGCGTACCGAGCGCGTGCCGGTGGCATAGGCGCGATGAAACATCCAGCCTTCCTTGGACAGGCGGTCAATATTCGGCGTCAGGTCGCGTCCGCCCAAGCTGCCCACGTACTGCGCGCCCAGGCTTTCCTGCAAGATGATCACCACGTTCAGCGGCTTGTCGCGCCGCACCGTGGCCTTTTGTTCATGCAAGCTGGGGTAGCGCGCATCCAGTGGCGCGCCGGTCAGGCCGGCCTTATCGCGAACAATGGCGTTCATCTGGTCCACCGGCATCTTCGGATACATCGCGGCCGACGAGCGCTCGTCCTGCATGCGATAGGCCGCGTCGAACACGCTGTACAGCGAATTCAGCGCCAAGGCATTCACCATGGAATCCGAGCTGAACGCCACCTTGGCCGGATTGATAGGGCGATGCTCCAGCGTGCCGCGCGCGCCCAGCACCGCCAGCGCCAGGATCACGAAGGACGCAATCGGTCGCTTCCACCACGCCATGAACCCGTCTTGCGAACGCGTCGGAAACAGTTTGAACGCCAACCAGGCCGCCACCACCAGCACCACGAACGCAGCCAGCAACACGCCCTTGTAGCCTTGCCACAGCATCGACCCCACTTCCTTGGGATTGAGCAGGTAGATGAAGTACAGCCGGTTGGGCCGCGTGTCGTATTCCGTGATGAATTGCGGCGTGGACACCTCCAGCAGCACATACAGCATCCACCACACGCGGAACCACCACGCAGTGATGCGAGCCGCCAGCGGCCGATGCCCGAACCACGGCGAGAACACAGCAGGCAACGCTATCACCATGGACAGCAGGCAGACGTCGATACGCAACCCGCCCAGCAGCACCGGCCACAAGCCGCCAGCCGCTTGTACGCGGTCCCACATCCAGAACGACAGCCCAAGCCGCGACAACGTCAGCAGCACCAGGACGGCGAGAATGAATCGAAGTGTCAGGCGACGCATGCGGCAGCCCCTCGCAAGCGGCGAATCGCGTTTGCCGCTACTGATAAAAGAATGCCGTTATCCATGCCGAGCAAAACCATGCCGCCTCGTTGTCCGAAATTGAAACCGGGCAAAGATTAACGCGGTTTTGCCAGATCAGCGGTGATATCGAATCGGCGGGCCGCGTTGCACGACATCGCCGGCGCAACAGAGCGCTTGCGCGGCCCAGCAGCTTGCCCTATTGAACGCGTCGCAGCCGTTCTCGGCTGTTGCTCAGGTGCGTGCGCATGGCGGCGCGTGCCGCCTCCGCGTCCTGGCGCAGGATCGCGCTGTAGATGTCTTCGTGTTCCAGGTTCACGCGGGCCAGATAGGCCGCCCGATCTTCCTGCGCAAACTTGGCGGAATTGATGCGGGTACGCGGGATGATCGCCGAACCCAGATGCGACATCAGATCCGCGAAATATCGGTTGTCGGTGGACTGCGCCACCAGGAGGTGGAACTGGAAGTCGGGGGTGATCGTGTCGCCGCCGCTTTCCAAGGCGCTCTTGAAAAGGTCCAGCGCGCGCCGCATGTCCTGCAACTGTGCGTCGCTGCGGCGCGTGGCGGCCAGGCCCGCCGCCTCGCTTTCCAGGCAGATGCGCAGTTCAAGCAGCACCAGCACGTCGCGCACCGTGGCGATGTCCGCGGGGTCAATGCGAAAGTCGGCGCTGCCGCTGGGTTCCAGCGCATACGTGCCAACGCCGTGATGGGTTTCCACCAGACCTGAGGCCTGCAGGCGGGAAAGCGCTTCGCGCACAACGGTTCGGCTCACGCCGAACTGACTCATGATCGCGGACTCGGTGGGCAGCTTTTCGCCAGGACGGATCGCTCCGCTACGGATTCGCTCGGAGATGCTTTCGACCAAGCCTTGAGCCAAGTTCCGGGGACGACGCTGCGGCAAAACGGGGGTATCGACAGGCGCGTTCATCTGGGTTGATCCGACAATGATTACAAGGGCTTGGTGCGTGAATTTGGGGCTGATTGTACTTTGCACAAGTTGTACGACAACATACCAGATACGCCCGCCTACGCGCCATCGGCGGGCGGGCTGCGTGCGCGGTCATGGGCACGAATTCACCATTTCAGGGGGATGGGTCGTGCCCACCGGCGCGTGCCACGATGATCGGAAGGAAAAAGAGCGCCGCCAGAAACCACAGCAAGGTGGCGGACCACAGCGTCTGGCTCAGGAAATGCGCACCTTGCAATATGCGCACCAGCGAAAACAAGATCCCGGCCGACACCCCCACCGCCAGCCCGCCCCAGCGCCACGCCGGCCGCTTCAGCGCCCAGCCGACAAAGTACAGCGTCAGCATCGAATAGCCCGCGCCCGCGTGGCCGCTTGGCAAGGCCCCCCGGCCCGTGCGCGCACCCAGGTCCACCAGTGCAGCGGGTATGGCGTATAGCCGCCCAGTGTGTCCAGGTCGTACGGGCGCGGCAACGTCGTGTAGTGCTTGAGCTGGTTCACCAGCACTTGCCCGACCAGGCAAGTGGCCGCCAACGCCAACGCCGGCGCGCGCCACCGACGCCAGGACGGCACACGGAAACTGGCGGCCGCCACGCTTGCGGCCCCCAGGGCCACGCCGATGGGCAGCACCAGTACCAGGCGGTGCCCCAGCACTTCCAGCAAACGGTTCGCGCGCAAGGGAAAGTCGTCCAGCGCCGGGCTGAACAACGCATGTGCGATGCGCAGGTCCAGCCCCGACGTATTGGCCCACCACGCCGCCGCCGCCCACGCCAAGGTCATGCCGATGAGTTGGCTGCATGCATACCAGGCAAGCGTGGGTGCACGCGCGGGCAGCAGGGAGGAAGGCATGAAGAAAAGTCGACGAAGATCGGTTCGGAAGCAAGCGCAGAGCTTAGTCGCCCGAAGGTCGAAAATTCGTCAAATTCACGCGGGGGCTTGTGGAGCGGCAGCGCTGGCATGGGCGTCCAGGCGCAGCAGGAACTGGGTCCCCCGCGACGCCGGTTCGCGGGAAGACGCGACGGTCAGTTGCCAACCCTGCATGTCGCAGACGCGCTTGGCGATTGCCAGCCCCAAGCCGCGCGCCGTGTCGTGCTGGCCCGCGGCCGCCGAATCCCGCATGCGGCCGCTGTAATAACGGCGGAACAGGAAGGGCAGGTCGTCGGCCGCAATGCCTTTGCCGTCGTCGCTCAATTCCAACAAAGCACCCGCGTGAAACCTGGCGGTAAGCGTGGCCGGCGCGGCGTGCTCGACGGCGTTGCGCACCAGATTGCGCAGCACGATCAGCAGCGCATAGCGGTCCAGGGTCAACACGTGGCCCGCTTCGATCTGATTGTCGAAGCGCAAATCCGCCTGTCCGGCCTGGGCTTCATAGCCGCGCCAGGCATCATCCATGCAGACGCCGATATCCACCGGCGCGGGCGGCAGCAACTGATCGCGCGCCATCGCGCGGGCGCTTTCCAGGCACACGATCACATCGTCCACGTTGTCCACCACGCGCGTCAGACGCTGATGCTGGTCGGGCGTCAAGGACTGAGTCAGCAGCATCAATTCGCTGTCTGACCGAATGGCGGCCAGCGGCGTGCGGATTTCGTGGCTCAGGTTGCCCGCAAACTCGCGTTCGCGCGCGATGGATCGGTCCACCTGATTCTGCACGCGGTTGAAGGCTTCGATCAGGCGGCCGGCTTCGTCGTCGCGGGTAACGGCCATGTCGGGCGCGCCGGGGGCCCAGGTGGCCAGCCGGTCGGTCAGGTCCAGCAAGGGCCCCACCGCCACCGCCGCCACGCGCCGCGACAAGGCGTACGCGCCCAGCACGCAGATGGCGCCCACGCCCAGCACGATCAAGCCGAAGTCGTGGACCCGTTCTTCATTGTCGGTGGCGTCGTACAGCAAATACACCTTGCCGCGGCCGGTATCCGCCACCATGACGTGCCAGGTATAGGCGTCGGGCTCGATCAGGTGCAGGCCATTGTCCAGCCCCAACACCTCATCGGGAATGCCGGCGGGACGCTGTCCGTCCACACTCATCCAGGCTCGCATCGAGCCGCCCAGTTCACGCGCGCCCTGGCGCGGCACGAACTCGTCGCTGGCGCGCGCGTGTTGCACCAGTCGGTCCATTTCGGTGTTGAGGATGTCGTTGACCAGGTCGTCTTCCATCTGGTCGAACGTCAGATAGGCCAGCAGCGCCAGCGCAGTCACGAACAGCGCCACCGTTCCCGTCAGCGCCCACACGACCCGCTGGGTCAGTGTGCCGCCCGCCGCGCGCGTCATGCGGCGGCTCCGTTCAGCGTCAGGCGCCAGCCTGTGCCGTGCAGGGTTTCGATGCCGTCGAACCCAGCATCGGCCAAGGCGCGGCGCAGCAGGTGCACCTGGCTGCGCAGCGCGTCCGAGGACGGCGGTTCGTTGCCCCACAGCAGGGATTCGAGTTCCTCGCGCGCCACCACGCGGCCAGGATCGCGCATCAGCGCGTCCATGATCAGGCTGGCCTTGCGCGTCAGGTGCACGGGCTGCCCGTTGAATGACACGCTACGGCTGCGCGTGTCGTATTGCAGCGGGCCGAACACGCGCACTACATCCACCGTTGCGCCCTTGGCGCGCTGAATCAAGGCCAGCAGCCGGGCCTCGACTTCAAGCAGCGCGAAGGGCTTGGTCAGGTAGTCGTCGGCGCCATGCGAGAAGCCCGTGAGCTTGTCTTCCAGGCTGTCGCGCGCGGTCAGCATCAGCACCGGCACATCCGCGCGCATGTCGTTGCGCAACGCATGCAGCACCGCATTGCCGTCCATGCCCGGCAAGCC
It contains:
- a CDS encoding LysR family transcriptional regulator, yielding MAELRNVDLNLLVLFQHLMEDRNLSAVARRMDLTQPAVSNALRRLREAFGDELFVRTGQGMLPTPRAQRLAGPVSEALTVLTQALQDQDVFDAATSNRRFRVAMTDVGEIHFMPRLMEVCVQMAPQVRIDSVRVQGPDLPREMESGRVDLAIGAFDEMGAGTLQRMLFRQGYATLFRQAHPTAHAGMGIKAFRAERHLIVSRAAPYGQVNQSMERAGVVLAEHFSVPHFSAVPYIVSATDLLATVPEKLAASAAAPFGLRFMTPPVKVPALQTNMYWQRRVDRDSGNQWLRGLIVNTFGDA
- the hmgA gene encoding homogentisate 1,2-dioxygenase translates to MELQYLTGFGNDCATEALPGALPVGRNSPQQCPYGLYAEQLSGTAFTAPRNENRRSWLYRIRPGAQHKPFEAFGGAASWESTFGHGPVTPNQLRWSPLPIPAAPTDFLEGVKTWGGNGGPDEQGGVAIHLYAANRSMQGRYFYNADGELLLVPQQGRLRLATELGLIDLEPLEIAVIPRGVRFRVELLDGEARGYMLENFGAALRLPELGPIGSNCLANARDFKTPVAWYEDVEGDFELIAKFTGGFWRASIDHSPLDVVAWHGTHAPYKYDLRHFNTIGSISFDHPDPSIFTVLTAPSDTPGTANMDFAIFPPRILAMEDTFRPPWFHRNVASEFMGLIQGVYDAKADGFAPGGASLHNCMSGHGPDAETFEKASRADTHSAHYIRDTMAFMFETRRVIRPTAQALASDALQDDYHRCWQGIVKHFDPTKA
- the fahA gene encoding fumarylacetoacetase; amino-acid sequence: MTTTINETHDPSLKSWVASANTGTSDFPVQNLPYGAFRRKGTNESFRPGVAIGDQILDLAALAAAKPFEGQAAEALAVCASDSLNALMALGKTHWSALRLALSRALREGAALRNVVEPLLVAQADAEHTTPARIGDYTDFYISVHHATAIGKQFRPDNPLLPNYKWVPIGYHGRASSIGVDQKFPRPVGQTRPANEGEAPQFGPCARLDYELELGIFVGTGNVQGERINLADADGHVFGLCILNDWSARDIQAWEYQPLGPFLSKNFASTISPWIVTMEALEPFRTQYNRGPSEPQPMPYLASDANRAKGAYDVQLEVLMTTAQSRDAKQPPVTLSRSNFRDAYWNVAQLIAHHTVNGCNLQPGDMLGTGTLSGPKPSEAGSLLELSNGGKTPIDLPWGEKRTFLQDGDQIIMRAACEKAGYPKIGFGESSGVVLPAKQ
- a CDS encoding IS481 family transposase, which codes for MPWKESSLMSCRMEFVQLALQPGSNVRELCRRFDISAKTAYKWLGRYERNGQAGLQDLSRRPGNSPGRTCEQIEAQVIDLHKRYPYWGPRKLRALLGPTTAPAPSTISAILRRHGYRVQGEDSNVGLANQRFEHEAPNLLWQMDFKGHFALTDARQGRCHPLTLLDDHSRYALCIQACGDERSKTVQQHLKAVFRRYGLPERITADNGPSWASVRGLGLTGLEVWLMRLGVRISHSRPRHPQTQGKLERLHRTLKRELIQARGFSSLLDCQQAMDQWREQYNHVRPHQALGQMPPLSRYRPSPRRYPASLPPIEYEPGDRVLKVRTKGQIIVNGRVVFVGEGMAGLPVAVRPSSQDGVLDVVFLYKIVQQIDLRARQ
- a CDS encoding LTA synthase family protein, producing MRRLTLRFILAVLVLLTLSRLGLSFWMWDRVQAAGGLWPVLLGGLRIDVCLLSMVIALPAVFSPWFGHRPLAARITAWWFRVWWMLYVLLEVSTPQFITEYDTRPNRLYFIYLLNPKEVGSMLWQGYKGVLLAAFVVLVVAAWLAFKLFPTRSQDGFMAWWKRPIASFVILALAVLGARGTLEHRPINPAKVAFSSDSMVNALALNSLYSVFDAAYRMQDERSSAAMYPKMPVDQMNAIVRDKAGLTGAPLDARYPSLHEQKATVRRDKPLNVVIILQESLGAQYVGSLGGRDLTPNIDRLSKEGWMFHRAYATGTRSVRGIEAVTAGFLPSVADAVVKLPRSQTGFFTLAQVLGKHGYRSRFVYGGESHFDNMRAFFLGNGFDEVVDRPKFVNPVYEGSWGASDEDMFNQVDRLLRADGDKPVFTLAFSVSNHSPWEYPEGRIKPVGDPATVDNTVRYADWALGQFFEKAKQAPYWDNTVFLVIADHDSRVYGSIPVPVRHFQIPALFLGAGITPRQDERLVSQIDMAPTLLSLIGLDNVNPMLGADLTQRDPNRAMMQYADNFGYLQGDKLLVLEPAKPPREFRYEAAPVGQNETYAPVQPADPTLTDEALAHALWASWAYREEKYRLP
- a CDS encoding FadR/GntR family transcriptional regulator; translated protein: MNAPVDTPVLPQRRPRNLAQGLVESISERIRSGAIRPGEKLPTESAIMSQFGVSRTVVREALSRLQASGLVETHHGVGTYALEPSGSADFRIDPADIATVRDVLVLLELRICLESEAAGLAATRRSDAQLQDMRRALDLFKSALESGGDTITPDFQFHLLVAQSTDNRYFADLMSHLGSAIIPRTRINSAKFAQEDRAAYLARVNLEHEDIYSAILRQDAEAARAAMRTHLSNSRERLRRVQ
- a CDS encoding sensor histidine kinase; this encodes MTRAAGGTLTQRVVWALTGTVALFVTALALLAYLTFDQMEDDLVNDILNTEMDRLVQHARASDEFVPRQGARELGGSMRAWMSVDGQRPAGIPDEVLGLDNGLHLIEPDAYTWHVMVADTGRGKVYLLYDATDNEERVHDFGLIVLGVGAICVLGAYALSRRVAAVAVGPLLDLTDRLATWAPGAPDMAVTRDDEAGRLIEAFNRVQNQVDRSIAREREFAGNLSHEIRTPLAAIRSDSELMLLTQSLTPDQHQRLTRVVDNVDDVIVCLESARAMARDQLLPPAPVDIGVCMDDAWRGYEAQAGQADLRFDNQIEAGHVLTLDRYALLIVLRNLVRNAVEHAAPATLTARFHAGALLELSDDGKGIAADDLPFLFRRYYSGRMRDSAAAGQHDTARGLGLAIAKRVCDMQGWQLTVASSREPASRGTQFLLRLDAHASAAAPQAPA
- a CDS encoding response regulator transcription factor, whose amino-acid sequence is MAVSPAAGANYRVLIVEDDHIIAGNLYSFLEVRGFLPDVAYTGHAALACVKAQRFDALILDIGLPGMDGNAVLHALRNDMRADVPVLMLTARDSLEDKLTGFSHGADDYLTKPFALLEVEARLLALIQRAKGATVDVVRVFGPLQYDTRSRSVSFNGQPVHLTRKASLIMDALMRDPGRVVAREELESLLWGNEPPSSDALRSQVHLLRRALADAGFDGIETLHGTGWRLTLNGAAA